The sequence GATGTCTCCCTCTGCGATACCCTCGACGTCCGGTTTCGGCGAGAGGAAGTGTTCCACCTCGCCGATACCGCTCTCGCCGGGAACGACCGACCGGGCGTGGGGAATGTCGTCGAGAACACGTTCGAGAACGGCGGTCCCCTCGGCCTCCGCCATGACGTAACTCGTCAGGGATTCCGGGGCGATCACCGCGTGAACCTCGTCTTCCTCGCGGTTGGCGATCATGCTGGCCACTGTCTGTTCCTGGCTCGCCGTGGTTTTGACGGCGTATATCGGCACGGTCAGGCCCCCGGGAGGACGCTCATGATGAGGAAGATGATGAATCCCATCAGGCCGATTAGCAGTATGCCCGCCCCCGCAATCAGGGAAACCTGGGAAAATTCTCCCCATCCCGGCGTGCTGGCGAGCTTGAGCACGCGCGTATACGCAGAGAGCTCGTACGGTACTTCCATGATATCGAGTTCGCGACCCGGGCTTTTCTATCTATTGATGACCGCCCGACCCCTCGGCGAGTTCCTCGATGGACTCATCGATATCCGCGACCTGCTGGGTTTGCTCTTCCGTCGCGGCGGCGACCTCCGAAACCTCCTCGGAGACGGTCTGGGCCTTTTCCTGTGCACCGTCGACCATCGCTGCGATCTCCTCTGCGCTCGCCGCCTGGTCGTCGGTCACGTCCGATACCTCCTCGATGCCCTCGACGGCCTCCTCGACGGCGTCGGCGATCTCGTCGAGGGTCTCCATCGCCGCGTCGACTTCCTCGACGCCGCTCTCGATGCGGGTTTCCGTCTCTTCTAGGCTTTCGACGGTCTGTTCGGTCCCGGTCTGTACCTCGTCGATGAGCGACTCGATCTCGCCGGCCTGCGTTTTCGACTCCTCAGCGAGATCCTTGATCTCGTTGGCGACGACCGCGAAGCCGTCGCCGCCCTCGTCGGCACGGGCCGCCTCGATGTTCGCGTTGAGTGCAAGGAGGTTCGTCTGGTCGGCGATGTCGTCGATGACTTCGATGACTTCGTCGATCTGCTCGACGGTCGTACGCAACGTGTCGAAATCCGAGCGGACCGACGTACTCGCCTCGCTCACTTCTTCCATTACCGATCCGATCTCGCCGGCGAGTTCGCGTCCGTCCTCGGCCCGATTGCGGGCGCGCTGGCTCGTCTCTGCGACGTTGTCGGCACTCGAGGCCACCTCCTCGATCGTGGCGGAGAGATTCGACACCTCCCCTGCGACCTCGGCGGTACTCTCGGACTGTTCGTTCGCGAGTCGGTCTATCTCTCGAGCGCTCTCCGCGACCGACTCGGTCGCGTCGTGAAGTTCGCCCGTCCGGTTCGAGACGTCCCCGACGAGCGTCTGGAGTTGTTCGCCCATCTTATTGAGTTCGGCGACGACGCCCGCCAGATCGGCGTCGATGTTCTCGTCACCCTGGAAGGTGGCACGGGCCCCCAGATTCCCGTTTTTCATCTGTTTCATCGTCGCTTCGACCTCCTCGACGAGGGCGATGATCCCCTGGTTTCGCAGTACCTCTTCCGTCCGATCCTGGACCATCTCCACGACGCCGACCAGTTCGCCGTCCCGGTAGAGTGGCGAGGCGCTGAACGAAATGTGCCGTTCCTCCCCGTGCGCGTCGAGCATCGTGCTCGTGTCCCGATAGAGGGTGTAATCCAGCTCGACGACTCGCGGTACCCCGAACTCCTCGTCTGCGTTCTCCGGTGCCTCGAGGACCTTGTCGGCGAGCGTCTGCGCGCGCCGGCCGTCGTGGTAGAACGACTCCGACGCCTGATCGTTGGCCTTTGCTTCGGCTTCGGTATCTCCCGTCAATTCGGCCAACGCTTCGTTCCAGTGGACGACGTCGCCATCCGCGTCGAGAACGAATATCGGCGTCCCGATGCGACCGAGGATCGCGCGGAAACCGAGCGGGAACCCCTCATCAACACGGTCTGGGGGTGCGTCGTCATCGTCCGCAGCGGTCACGTCGGCATCGCCCGCTTCCATCATCGTCGGTTGTTGTACCTGCCCGCCGTCGCTCCGTGCGACGTCCGGCGATTCGTTCGAGCGTGTCTGTGTCGCCTGGTCGTCACCATCCGTCTGCCCCTGGCCGAAGAGGAGTCGTTTGAGCCTATGTATCATGGTATCCGGTTCCCACGGTGGGTCTCTATTGGGACCATCGGGTCCGGCATAATGAATGATTCGACGAAACTATCACGGATAATAATCGGACGGCGACGGGAGACGAAACGGCTACTCGACGAAGTCGATGTCTTCCATATCCTGGGCCGCGGCCGTCTGATCCTCGGCGCGGCCGTAGATCTGGGGCGACCTGACGCCCGTGACGACGACCATCGTGCGCATACGCTCGTCCAGTTCGTCGTCGATGGAGGTGCCCCAGATGATGCGAGCGTCCGGGTCGATCCGATCGTAGATCTCCTCGACGACGCCCTCGGCCTCCTCGATCGACATATCGGGACCGCCGGTCACGTTGACGAGTGCGGAGTTCGCCCCCGAGATATCGACGTCCAGGAGTGGCGATCGGAGGGCCTCGCGAACCGATTCGGTGGCCTTACTGTCCGTCTCGGACTCGCCGAGTCCGATCATCGCGACGCCCCCCTTCTCCATGACGGTGCGAACGTCGGCGAAGTCGAGGTTGACAAGTCCTGGCTTCGTGATGAGTTCTGTAATTCCCTTTACAGATCGCATCAGGATCTCGTCGGAGATCTTGAACGCCTTCCGGACGGGAAGTTTGCCGACGGAATCCAGGAGGCGATCGTTCGGAACCACGATGACGGTGTCGGCCACGTCCCGGAGTCGTTCGAGACCGGCCTCCGCGTTCGTCCGCCGGACCTCGCCCTCGGCGGTGAACGGGGTCGTTACGACCGCGATTGTGAGCGCGCCCTGTTCTTTCGCAGCTTTCGCGACCACCGGTGCGGAACCGGTGCCCGTGCCGCCTCCTAGTCCTGCCGTGACGAACACCATGTCCGAGCCCGTGATCGACTCGCGGATCTCGTCCTGACTTTCGAGGGCGGCCTCTTCGCCCACCTGGGGGAGCGACCCGGCACCGCGGCCCTGGGTCTTCTCCTTGCCCATGAGTATCTTGCTGTCGGCCTCGATGTCCACAAGGTGCTGGACGTCGGTGTTCGTGGCGACGAGGGACGCCCCGTGGATCCCCTCGTCGAACATTCGGTCGATGGTGTTGCTCCCCGCACCGCCACAGCCGACGACCGTGATCTCGGTCTGGAGGCTCTCGAGAACGTCTTTGAGCTCCTCGTCGGTCGTGGTCTCGGTCCGCGTGTCGTCCTGGGCGGGCGGCGCACCATCCCCCGAAGCCGGCGATTCCGCTTCGGCTTCGTCGATTGCGTCCTCGACAATCGAATCCATCTTTGATACACCGATACCGGACCGAGGTTCATTACCTTTCCCCTCCGCGTCTGCCCCGCGTCAGACGGTGAAGCGTCGCGTTTCTCGCGTTTGGACCCGTTCGGGCGAGATCCGTTCGCCGTCGACCTCGACCGGCTGACCGGCTGCGAGCTGGCCGAATTTCGGCCCCTCGGGGACGCCAGCTGCTTGCGCGGCCTCTGGGTCGAAGGCCGTCCGCTCCGCGACCACCACGCTTTCTTCCCGTTTGACGGCGTCGTACTCGGTCTGTAGCACCTCGATGAGATCGTCGACGAGGTGTTCGCGGTCTCGCTGTGCGACGAACGCTGCCGATCCCTCGATCCGATTCCCGTTCTCCGCTGTCTCGTAGGCGACGGTCCAGGCTTCGACGATCTCTCGAGTCCGTTCGGCGTCGATGGTCTCACATTCCCCGAGCAGGTCGTCGGGGAGCGATCGAACCACGACGGCGGAGGGGTCGGTGCGACGCGCGCCGAATCTGAGTCCGGACGCCACGTCGTCGAGTCGCCGCTCCACGGCGTCCACGAGGTCTCCGGGGATCCCAGTAGTCTCCCGTAGCCACCGTTCGCTGACGACCCGGTAGCCGAGATCCTCGACGACCGATTCGACCTCTGGATAGTCCCCGTCGAAGACCGCCATCGACGCCCCACTCTCCGCGAACATTCGCTCGATCAGGTCCCGGTTTTCGTCTGGTGCCCCCAGTTCGTCGAGACTCCAGTCGGCGGCCACGTGGCCGACGGCGACGTCCGTCTCCAGCAGTAGTCTCGTCGGCCGGGGTGCGTAGTGGCTTCCACCGAACCCCACGACCGTTCGGTCGGGCTCACTCCCGTCCGTATCGAGGGACAGGATGCTCCGAGCGACTGCAGCCGCCCCCTCGGGGTCTTGCCACCCCGCTTCGTCGCTCCCGAGCTCGACGTACATCGCGGGCGCCCCGATGTCGGTCGGTCCGTGGTGGGTACACTCCATCGCGACGTCCCAGCCGTCGGGTGCGTTCGCCGCAAGCGACCGGACGGCCTGCCGGTGGGTTCCGGGACACGGCGTCGAGAGATCGCGATTCGCGCCGCCGTACTCCGCCTGGCCGAAGTTACCCGTGTAATGGGCGCTGAGGAGCCGTCCGGTCTCACCGGAGTGTCGCGATGCGAACACCACACAGTCGGGATCGTCGAAGGCCTCGG is a genomic window of Halanaeroarchaeum sulfurireducens containing:
- a CDS encoding methyl-accepting chemotaxis protein, which codes for MIHRLKRLLFGQGQTDGDDQATQTRSNESPDVARSDGGQVQQPTMMEAGDADVTAADDDDAPPDRVDEGFPLGFRAILGRIGTPIFVLDADGDVVHWNEALAELTGDTEAEAKANDQASESFYHDGRRAQTLADKVLEAPENADEEFGVPRVVELDYTLYRDTSTMLDAHGEERHISFSASPLYRDGELVGVVEMVQDRTEEVLRNQGIIALVEEVEATMKQMKNGNLGARATFQGDENIDADLAGVVAELNKMGEQLQTLVGDVSNRTGELHDATESVAESAREIDRLANEQSESTAEVAGEVSNLSATIEEVASSADNVAETSQRARNRAEDGRELAGEIGSVMEEVSEASTSVRSDFDTLRTTVEQIDEVIEVIDDIADQTNLLALNANIEAARADEGGDGFAVVANEIKDLAEESKTQAGEIESLIDEVQTGTEQTVESLEETETRIESGVEEVDAAMETLDEIADAVEEAVEGIEEVSDVTDDQAASAEEIAAMVDGAQEKAQTVSEEVSEVAAATEEQTQQVADIDESIEELAEGSGGHQ
- a CDS encoding protein translocase SEC61 complex subunit gamma, which produces MEVPYELSAYTRVLKLASTPGWGEFSQVSLIAGAGILLIGLMGFIIFLIMSVLPGA
- the ftsZ gene encoding cell division protein FtsZ, producing the protein MDSIVEDAIDEAEAESPASGDGAPPAQDDTRTETTTDEELKDVLESLQTEITVVGCGGAGSNTIDRMFDEGIHGASLVATNTDVQHLVDIEADSKILMGKEKTQGRGAGSLPQVGEEAALESQDEIRESITGSDMVFVTAGLGGGTGTGSAPVVAKAAKEQGALTIAVVTTPFTAEGEVRRTNAEAGLERLRDVADTVIVVPNDRLLDSVGKLPVRKAFKISDEILMRSVKGITELITKPGLVNLDFADVRTVMEKGGVAMIGLGESETDSKATESVREALRSPLLDVDISGANSALVNVTGGPDMSIEEAEGVVEEIYDRIDPDARIIWGTSIDDELDERMRTMVVVTGVRSPQIYGRAEDQTAAAQDMEDIDFVE
- a CDS encoding transcription elongation factor Spt5; its protein translation is MPIYAVKTTASQEQTVASMIANREEDEVHAVIAPESLTSYVMAEAEGTAVLERVLDDIPHARSVVPGESGIGEVEHFLSPKPDVEGIAEGDIVELIAGPFKGEKAQVQRIDEGKDQVTVELYEATVPIPVTVRGDQIRVLDSDER
- a CDS encoding D-aminoacyl-tRNA deacylase; translated protein: MIGIVVSTADDASAHVAEHLFDLADWEEREPGVYRTDGFELREFEDFHLHLDRVAEAFDDPDCVVFASRHSGETGRLLSAHYTGNFGQAEYGGANRDLSTPCPGTHRQAVRSLAANAPDGWDVAMECTHHGPTDIGAPAMYVELGSDEAGWQDPEGAAAVARSILSLDTDGSEPDRTVVGFGGSHYAPRPTRLLLETDVAVGHVAADWSLDELGAPDENRDLIERMFAESGASMAVFDGDYPEVESVVEDLGYRVVSERWLRETTGIPGDLVDAVERRLDDVASGLRFGARRTDPSAVVVRSLPDDLLGECETIDAERTREIVEAWTVAYETAENGNRIEGSAAFVAQRDREHLVDDLIEVLQTEYDAVKREESVVVAERTAFDPEAAQAAGVPEGPKFGQLAAGQPVEVDGERISPERVQTRETRRFTV